GGCGAACGAGACGGACGTACGGTTCGCCGTCGAGAACATGTACCCCTGGCGCTACCGCGACCGCGAGATGCTCGCCTACGCCCCCGACTGGGACGTCACGAACGACGACTACCGCCACTTCACGATCGACCTCAGCCACACCGCGACGGCCCGCACCGACGCCCTCGACATGGTCGACCGCATGGGCGACCGCCTGGGCCACGTCCACCTCGCCGACGGCCGCGGCTCCGCCAAGGACGAGCACCTGGTGCCCGGCCGCGGCACCCAGCCCTGCGCCGAGGTGCTGGAGCGGCTCGCCCTGACCGGCTTCGACGGCCATGTCGTCATCGAGGTCAACACCCGCCGCGCCATGTCCACCGCCGAGCGCGAGGCCGACCTGGCCGAGGCCCTGGCCTTCACCCGCCTCCACCTGGCCTCGGCGGCGAAGGTGCCGCGCCGATGACCGACCGGCCCCCGGCCGGCACCGGCCCCACCGCCCGCCGCCGCGGCCGCCCCCCGCGCACGGAGTCCGCCGAC
This genomic stretch from Streptomyces sp. Go-475 harbors:
- a CDS encoding sugar phosphate isomerase/epimerase, with translation MAEPAVKIPDAKVALSTASVYPESTATAFEIAARLGYDGVEVMVWTDPVSQDIEALRRLSDYHQIPILAVHAPCLLITQRVWSTDPWTKLQRARAAAEKLDASTVVVHPPFRWQRQYARDFVTGIWRMANETDVRFAVENMYPWRYRDREMLAYAPDWDVTNDDYRHFTIDLSHTATARTDALDMVDRMGDRLGHVHLADGRGSAKDEHLVPGRGTQPCAEVLERLALTGFDGHVVIEVNTRRAMSTAEREADLAEALAFTRLHLASAAKVPRR